The Psychrobacillus sp. FSL K6-2836 nucleotide sequence ACACCAATAGTAAAACTAAATATAATTTTATCGTTAAAGACCAACCAATTTGAGTTGCAATCATTGGAGCTGCAAATGTTGAAATCGCAGTACCAATATTACCAGCTCCGTATATACCATTTACAAACCCATGCTTTTCTTTAGGATAATATTTTGGTAATGATGTAACACCTACAGAAAAAACCGCTCCCCCAACTCCTAAAAACAGTCCCCCAATCATTAGATCTATATAACTAGAAGCTTCACTGATATAAAATACGGGGAACATTAATAACACAAAACTAATAAGAAATACAAGTCTTGCACCTATTACATTGGCATAATAGCCGAGTGGAATTCGCAATATTGAACCTAATACTACAGGTATAGCAGTTAAAATAGCTATTTTGTCTGCAGGTATATCAATATCTTCTTTAATAAATGGAAGTAAAGAAGAAATAATTACCCAGATCATAAATCCTAATACTAAGTTCATTGTCTGTAACGGCAATTGGACTTTCTTTATCATTCATATCACCTTTTCTTTTTGGTATTGAATGATTCACGTATTGATTCCCTACTATTAGTTTAACTAAATTTTAAATAGTTTCTAATAGGGGACTCCCCTTTATAGCTAGGGGGATTCCCTAAGATTATTTCCATGTAGTTTTTCGACTACAATATTAAGAAAAAAATAATTAACGGTCAGTAAATGTATCTTGATTTCCAAAGCCTCCTAAAGTGCATTATAGGGATACTGCGTCGTAGTGTGTTGAATGAAGTGTCCGCTAAGATTTTCGCCGCAGGACGGACGCTTTCCGTGGGGTGAGTGATGAGCCTTCACCGCCGCTTGCACGTACGTTGTGAAGTCTCATCTTACTCACTTGATCCCACTGGAGTCGCCGCCTGCAGCGAAAATCAATGAAAAAATACTTACTTATCCTTATCGAAATTAAATATTAACCTACGAATGTAATAAAGTACATCCGAACGCTACAAAAGGGTCTAGCAGATGCTAGCTAGCGAGTTCATAGCTTTAAGACATATTGTTCCCGGTATAGGTTCGAAATCAAAGTCGTTTCACATCAAGTAATAAACATACTATTTAAATAATCGGTTGCTTTTACCAGGAATCTAGTTACTTTCTTGTCGAATTGATAGCTCTCAATGAACGATTTATGACCCTAAGCCATTTGCTAGATTCACACAGTCGAAAAACTGTATAAGATTTTGTTCTTAGCAAGTCGATACTAAATAAGCAAGCAATTTCTTTGGATTTTCGCTGCAGGCGTCGACTCCTGCCGGATGAGTGGGCAAATGAGACATCCCAACGTACGCCAAAGCGGCGGGGATGGCTCATCGCTCACCCGGCGGAAAGCGTACGACTGCAGCGAAAATCCCAGCGGTCACCCTCTAGAGATCTTTACGGCGAAGTATATCTATATTGAGTTTATTAATAAAAAGTGGATTCCTATTGTTTGGGAAGGTATACACACAATATAATTTTAAAAATTTCCTAGAGCATAAAAAAAAATAACCTATAATATAAGTAGGTTATTTTAGATAATTAACGTATTCAGTTGTTCTAATAACTTATCCTGGTCGACTGCTTTCATTACTCTATCCGTCATAGGAAACAGAACCGATTCTTCTTTTACAAAATGAACCATTAGCACTTCGAAAGCTTCACCTGCATCCTTTGCTATATGCTTCATATCATCTAGACTCAATTTATCCATATCTGCCCTAGTATGATGTAAAAAATGTCCGATATATGCATCTATTTCCTCATGCTCTGCTTCGATAGTTACTATTGGACCTTGTTCTGTTCCAATATAATGCCCTAATAACGGGAAAAAGAACTTTTCTTCTTTATCAGTATGATTTTTAAGAGGCTCTAAGAAATCGATTAATAACTTTCGCAATCTCGAAAACTCTTCATGTGCCCCTTTTTCCTCATAGACATCATTTTCAAAGTTTAAAACGATCGCATGCCATTCATTCATCAAATGCATTAAATATTGGTGTTCGTTTTCTAATATTCTCATAGCAGGAACTGGACTTTGGAAATTAGCATTAACCATTATTAAAGACCTCACTTTTTAAAATTCTAATAATTTCTTTTTCAATGCATACTCTACTAACTCTGGACGACTTTTTAAATCTAATTTTTCCATTATTTTTGCTTTATGTGCTTCTACGGTTTTTACAGATATAAATAGTTTTGCTGCAATGTCTTTATTGCCATACCCTTTTGCAACTAACGGCAGAATCTCTATTTCTCTTTTGGAAAGAACTCTAAATGGATCGTCGTCTATAATATTTTGATCTTTCTTTATGAATTCCTTTACGAGAGAAGTTGCCATTTTGGGATGTATATAGGTTCCGCCTTTATAAACCATACGTATGGCGCTCAAAAGTTCCTCATCAGGTGCATTCTTTAATATGTATCCGGAAGCACCATTTTTCAATACATGGAACATATACTCCTGATCGTCATACATTGTTAGTATAAGAATTTTTGTATCCGGAAAGTCTTCACTAATTTTCCCAGTCGCTATTAACCCACTCTCTCCAGGTGGCATACTTAAGTCGAGAAGAAGAATGTCTGGTTGATGTTTTGCGACCATCAAATGTGCTTCTATTCCGTCGGCCGCAGTTGCAACAACTTCCATATCCTCTTGATAGTTTAGTATCATTGAAAATCCACTTCTCACAACTGCATGGTCATCTGCAATAACAATTTTCATTCGATTAGCGCTCCTTTAGTGGGATGTATAGTAGAATTTCAGTCCCTTTACCCATAGATGACATTATAGACAATTTACCACCTACTAGTTCAGCTCTTTCCTTCATACCAAACAATCCTAGACCAGTACCCTTAAACACTCTTTGTGAAGTATCAAAGCCAATACCGTCATCAACTATTTTTAAGATTAAATTATCATCTTTCTCATACAGTTCGACCATGACCTCGTCTACATCGGCATATTTTAGTGCATTTAAAATTGATTCCTGGCATATTCGATAGACAACCGTTTCCATTTCGTTAAGAAAACGTTTCCCTCTGATTTCAGAAGTATAATGGACAACTAATCCATAGTTTTTTTCAATCCATTTAAAATGTGATCTAAGTGCTGCTTCAATTCCTAGATCATCTAATGACGAAGGCCGTAATTCTACAGACATATTCCTTATTTCATCTAGCAGTCTTGTTAAAGATGCTTCCATATGCTGAACTTTCTGGGAGACTTCCTCAGGACTTTTCAAATATTTCATAAGTCTTAAATCTACTAATGAACTTAATATTTCCTGTGCTACACTATCATGAAGTTCTCTTGAAATTCTTTTGCGTTCGTCTTCTTGTGCTTTAATTATTTGTTTAATCGTTGTATTTTTAAATAATAATTCTCTTGTTTCAAGTAACTTTGTTAAATTTCTCAAGATCAGAACTTTTGTTCCTTTTTCACTATCAATAGTATGAAAACTTGCTACATAGGGAAGAACCCCTTTATCTTTTGTATCTAAATATACTTGAAAGGAACTAAAATCTTGTTCTGGATTGGTGAAATAGCAATTTTCACAGGAAACTAAGTCTGTTGTATTCGTATAGCCTTTACAAGTTTGACACATCGATCTTTCCTGACCTTCTAGCATTGCATTTATCGCATCTATATCCAAAATTTCTTTCGCAATAGGGTTTAAATGTAATAATTTATTTTCTTTGTTAAAAAAGAAGAAGGCTTCAGAACTGTTTTCGTACATTCCTATTAAGCTATCAACTAAATTTGAATGCATATTATTTGTCAACTCTTAGCCATCTCCCTACCGTAATATTTTGGAAAATCTATATGAATATTATAGAGTATTTTTTCAAATAACTCATCTGTCATTTTATTCTCTTCTCTATACCCCAATAGTATTACTCCTTGAACTTTATTTTTTTTATAAAGTGGCAGAGCACAAAAGCTTTTAATCTTTTCCGAAACAATTATTGGATAATTAAATAAATCATTTGCGGGATATTCAGTAAAAACATTTCGGACAATCATAGGTTTTCCAGACTTAAAAACTTGACCTGCAATACCTTTACCAGATTGTAGAACAATTCTTTTCAATCGATTGTTTATATTTCCGATCGCGTACTGCCATGTAAGCGCATACTCGAATTGTGCGGGTTGGATAAATGCTAATGTCACTAAATCGACTTCGTATTTCTCTTTAATCGCAGTTATTACTTTTTGAAAATCAATATCATTATTCATATAAATACCCCTTATGGATAAAAAAGAAGACCGAGGTCTCCTTTTTTTTATTCTGAACGATTCTTTCTATATAGGATGTAACTTCTACCTACGTAATTTAATGGTACACTCCATACGTGAACTAATCTAGTAAATGGCCATAGTGCAAATATTAAAAATCCTGTTACTACATGGATTTTAAATGACATAGGAACATTTAACATATAGGATGCATCTGGCTGTAGGATAAATAAGTTTCTAAACCATACTGAAATGGAGGTTCTATAGTCAAAATCAGGTTGAACCGCATTTGTAACAAGTGTTGCATACATTCCCATAAATACGATAAATAATAATATCACATTTACTATTAAATCTGAAGTACTGCTCAATTTTCGAACAGTGGACTTTGTAAATCGGCGAGAAGTTAAAATAATCATCCCTGCTAATGTTACAAATCCAAAGAATCCGCCAATGTATATCGCTCCAATATGGTAAAGATGATCATTTACACCAACTGCTTGAAGCCAGGATTTTGGAATAGCTAATCCAGAGATATGACCCATGATAACTGGAATTATACCAATGTGGAAAAGTAAGCTTCCGATCATTAATTGTTTTTTCTCTATAAATTCACTTGATTTTGCCGTCCAGCTAAACTGATCTGTTCTGTATCGAAAAACATGACCAACAATAAAAACTGCTATACAAATATAAGGAAATATAACCCATAAAAACTGATCAATCATGTTCATGATTTACAGCCTCCCTTTCTATACATGCTTTAAAGGTCTCACGTAAACCTCTTACAAGTCGGAGATATGGGCTATTAAATTTTTCCAATGCTTCAATCAAATGATATGTCCCATCTTCAAGTACAGCGAATAGTATATTAAAGCTATCTTTTGCTCTTGGATCACCTAACCATTCTGCTGCGTATAAAAATTCACAGATAAGTGGAAGATAATCAGAAAGCTCCTCTGCTGGCATATCTAAACCAAACATTTCATACATCACTTTTAACTTTGCAAGCATTTGACCTCTTTCTTTTGCATCCTCAAATTTAAAATAAGTCATATATAAGGTTGCACTTTTTTGAAAATCAAATGTTTGTACATATAGTTCCTGTATATCATCTAAACTATACGTATGAATTTCATCCCAGTATCCTTTCACTAACTCGTAAGCAGGGTCCTCAGTTGAAAATGACTCTTCTATTGCAGTTGGATGAAAGGTTAGTTTTTCTGGATAAGTTAACTGCTGCGCAAAAAAGCCGAAAGCCGGTTTATGTTTATATAGCTTTTCTAAATCAATCACGCCAAATACCCCCGTAGAAATTCTCTTCATAAATTTCCTTACCAGTTTTAGTTGGTGTTGGATTTGGAGATGCTGGTCCACATCCGTCACAACCCATATCGTAGCCCATTGAGCCCTGTGCACGGTAAGGATCCATATATCCTTCTCGATGAGATGTAGGAACAACAAAACGATCTTCATATTTAGCTATTGCTAATAATCTATACATTTGCTGTGTTTGATGAGCTGTTAATCCCACACGTTCCAAACGACTTTCATCAAACTCTTTACCAGAAGACATAGCACGCATATAAGAACGCATCATTGCCATTCGTTGAAGAGCACCTTTAACTGCTGGAGCATCTCCTGCAGTTAGCATATTCGCTAAATATTGAATTGGCGTACGCATCTCTTCAATTGCTGGGAAAATCATATCAGGATTTTTGATAGAATCCTTCCCTTCGAAATAGTTCATAATTGGACTTAAAGGTGGAACATACCATACCATTGGTAATGTTCTATATTCTGGATGCAATGGGAATGCCAACTGATATTCTATTGCTAGTTTATATACTGGTGAATTTTGTGCTCCTTCAATCCATTCTTCTGCTATTCCATCTTTTCTCGCTTGCTCAATGACTTCTGGATCATTTGGATTTAAGAATATTCCACACTGTGCTTTGTACAAATCTTTTTCATCTGGAGTTGAAGCTACTTCCAGTACACGATCTGCATCATATAAAAGTACGCCTAAATAACGAATACGACCTGTGCATGTTTCGGAACAAACAGTCGGAAGTCCAGATTCAATACGTGGATAACAGAATGTACATTTCTCTGCTTTATTTGTTTTCCAGTTGAAATATACTTTTTTGTACGGACATCCAGTCATACAATAGCGCCATCCACGACATGCTTCTTGGTCAACTAGAACGATACCATCTTCTTCACGCTTATACATTGCTCCAGATGGACAAGATGCCACACAACTTGGATTTAAACAGTGTTCACAGAGTCTTGGTAGGTACATCATAAATGATTGTTCAAAATTGAATTTAATTTCTTCCTCAATTTTTTGGATATTCGGATCAGTTGGTCCGGTAATATGTGCTCCTGCCAAATCATCCTCCCAGTTTGGTCCCCATTCTAAATCCATATATTCTCCAGTAACTACTGATTTTGGACGAGCAACTGGTGAATGTTTCACTTCTGGTGAATTAGTCAGTTTTTCATAGTCATAAGTCCATGGTTCATAGTAATCTTTCATCTCCGGCATGTCGGGATTATAGAAGATCTTCCCTAATGCTATTTTAGAAAGCTTGGAACCAGATTTCAGTTCCAACTTTCCATTTCGCATTTGCCATCCACCTTTGTATACTTCTTGGTCTTCCCAGCGTTTCGGATATCCAATACCTGGTTTAGTTTCTACGTTGTTAAACCACATGTATTCGGCACCCTCACGATTTGTCCAAGTACTTTTACATGTTACACTACAGGTATGGCACCCAATACATTTGTCTAAGTTCATCACCATTGCTATTTGCGCTTTAATCTTCAAGCCAATTTACCTCCTTCATCTTACGAACAGCTACGTACCCATCTCTTTGGTTTCCTATTGGACCATAATAGTTAAATCCATAGCTCAATTGTGCGTAACCTCCGACCATTTGCGTTGGTTTAACATGAATTTTTGTAGGTGCATTATGACTTCCACCACGTTCCTCTGTTATTTCAGAACCAGGAACGTTGATATGCTTATCCTGTGCATGGTACATGAACATAGTTCCTTTTGGCATACGATGACTAACAACCGCTCTAGCTGTTACTACACCATTTCGGTTATAAACTTCTAACCATGCGTTATCCTCAATGTCATGCTCCGCTGCATCATCATTATTAATCCAAACTACTGGCCCACCTCTAAATAATGTGAGCATATGCAAATTATCCTGATAAGTACTATGGATATTCCATTTTCCATGTGGCGTTAAATAACGTAGAACTAATGCATCTTTCCCACCAACAATAGGTTTATCCTTTGTACCAAATACCATAGGTGGCAATGTTGGTTTGTAAACTGGCAACGATTCTCCGTATTGTAAAAATATCTCATGATCTATATAAAAATGTTGAC carries:
- a CDS encoding GAF domain-containing protein, coding for MNNDIDFQKVITAIKEKYEVDLVTLAFIQPAQFEYALTWQYAIGNINNRLKRIVLQSGKGIAGQVFKSGKPMIVRNVFTEYPANDLFNYPIIVSEKIKSFCALPLYKKNKVQGVILLGYREENKMTDELFEKILYNIHIDFPKYYGREMAKS
- the narI gene encoding respiratory nitrate reductase subunit gamma — its product is MNMIDQFLWVIFPYICIAVFIVGHVFRYRTDQFSWTAKSSEFIEKKQLMIGSLLFHIGIIPVIMGHISGLAIPKSWLQAVGVNDHLYHIGAIYIGGFFGFVTLAGMIILTSRRFTKSTVRKLSSTSDLIVNVILLFIVFMGMYATLVTNAVQPDFDYRTSISVWFRNLFILQPDASYMLNVPMSFKIHVVTGFLIFALWPFTRLVHVWSVPLNYVGRSYILYRKNRSE
- the narH gene encoding nitrate reductase subunit beta, which gives rise to MKIKAQIAMVMNLDKCIGCHTCSVTCKSTWTNREGAEYMWFNNVETKPGIGYPKRWEDQEVYKGGWQMRNGKLELKSGSKLSKIALGKIFYNPDMPEMKDYYEPWTYDYEKLTNSPEVKHSPVARPKSVVTGEYMDLEWGPNWEDDLAGAHITGPTDPNIQKIEEEIKFNFEQSFMMYLPRLCEHCLNPSCVASCPSGAMYKREEDGIVLVDQEACRGWRYCMTGCPYKKVYFNWKTNKAEKCTFCYPRIESGLPTVCSETCTGRIRYLGVLLYDADRVLEVASTPDEKDLYKAQCGIFLNPNDPEVIEQARKDGIAEEWIEGAQNSPVYKLAIEYQLAFPLHPEYRTLPMVWYVPPLSPIMNYFEGKDSIKNPDMIFPAIEEMRTPIQYLANMLTAGDAPAVKGALQRMAMMRSYMRAMSSGKEFDESRLERVGLTAHQTQQMYRLLAIAKYEDRFVVPTSHREGYMDPYRAQGSMGYDMGCDGCGPASPNPTPTKTGKEIYEENFYGGIWRD
- a CDS encoding response regulator transcription factor: MKIVIADDHAVVRSGFSMILNYQEDMEVVATAADGIEAHLMVAKHQPDILLLDLSMPPGESGLIATGKISEDFPDTKILILTMYDDQEYMFHVLKNGASGYILKNAPDEELLSAIRMVYKGGTYIHPKMATSLVKEFIKKDQNIIDDDPFRVLSKREIEILPLVAKGYGNKDIAAKLFISVKTVEAHKAKIMEKLDLKSRPELVEYALKKKLLEF
- the narJ gene encoding nitrate reductase molybdenum cofactor assembly chaperone, which produces MIDLEKLYKHKPAFGFFAQQLTYPEKLTFHPTAIEESFSTEDPAYELVKGYWDEIHTYSLDDIQELYVQTFDFQKSATLYMTYFKFEDAKERGQMLAKLKVMYEMFGLDMPAEELSDYLPLICEFLYAAEWLGDPRAKDSFNILFAVLEDGTYHLIEALEKFNSPYLRLVRGLRETFKACIEREAVNHEHD
- a CDS encoding sensor histidine kinase, which translates into the protein MTNNMHSNLVDSLIGMYENSSEAFFFFNKENKLLHLNPIAKEILDIDAINAMLEGQERSMCQTCKGYTNTTDLVSCENCYFTNPEQDFSSFQVYLDTKDKGVLPYVASFHTIDSEKGTKVLILRNLTKLLETRELLFKNTTIKQIIKAQEDERKRISRELHDSVAQEILSSLVDLRLMKYLKSPEEVSQKVQHMEASLTRLLDEIRNMSVELRPSSLDDLGIEAALRSHFKWIEKNYGLVVHYTSEIRGKRFLNEMETVVYRICQESILNALKYADVDEVMVELYEKDDNLILKIVDDGIGFDTSQRVFKGTGLGLFGMKERAELVGGKLSIMSSMGKGTEILLYIPLKER
- a CDS encoding hemerythrin domain-containing protein, with amino-acid sequence MVNANFQSPVPAMRILENEHQYLMHLMNEWHAIVLNFENDVYEEKGAHEEFSRLRKLLIDFLEPLKNHTDKEEKFFFPLLGHYIGTEQGPIVTIEAEHEEIDAYIGHFLHHTRADMDKLSLDDMKHIAKDAGEAFEVLMVHFVKEESVLFPMTDRVMKAVDQDKLLEQLNTLII